TAAATATTTAATGTTGTTTGGATTAATTTGATTCAAAATTCTAGTTAAATTACTAATTTCATTTTCTAAATAACTAATATATAAACTATTTTTATTAAAAAACTGTTTTGAACCAAATTCTATTTCTAATTCTTCTAAATGATCAGAAAATTTATTTTTATTAATTTCAATTAATCAATAATAATGATCATCTTCATAAATAAATGATTCATATTTAATTAAATAATTATGACTAACAGCTCATAGTCTTAAATTTTTAACACTAGTATTTGAACAAATTATATAATTACTAATTTTTTGATGATCATTTTTTAAAATTTCTAAAATAGTTTGACTACCTAACCCACAAATTGTTACATAATCAATATTTAGAATTTCTTTATTTTTAACAAACTCTAAACCATTAGATAAAATGGTAAAAATTTGGTCTGTTAAACCAAATTTTTCAACGTTTTTTAAAGCTATTTTTAAAGGTTTTTGATTAATATCACAAGCATAAGCAATTTTAGTTTTATTGTTTTGAACTAAATATATTGGTAAATAAGCATGATCAGTACCAATATCAGCTATTGTTGTTGAGTTATTAATTAGTTTTGCAACTTGGTGTAATCTAAAAGATAACATTAATATCCTTTATAAAATTCTTTTAATGTTTTTCCAGATTTATTATTTGGTGATGGTTGTTTTAATTTTCTAATAGTTTTTGCTTCAATTTGTCTGATTCTTTCTCTAGTAACATTTAATTCTTTTCCAACTTCTTCTAAAGTTCTAGCTGAATCATATTTTGCTAAATTATTATTAATGATTTGATTATTAAATTTTCTAACTTTTTCAATTGGTGTATCTAAATGAATATCTAATTCTTCAATTGCTTGTTTTAATTCTTTAGCATTTGAATCATTACATTCTTGAGCAAGTCTTAATAAAGTTCTTAGTCTTGTTGGAACAATTCCATATCTCATTCTAATCACTTTTTCTTCTCTTGGTGGCATATCTTCAAAAACTTTATCCATTACTTCTTTTAAAATTTCTTTTTCAGTATATTCATTTGGAGAAACCATGTCTTTATCTTCAACAAAATCTCCAAAATGAGTATCATCTTCATCACCAAAAGGTTTTTCTAAACTTACTGGTTCAATTGAAAGTTTTTTAATTTCAATAACTTTATCACCAGTAATTCCTTCACCAACTCTATTAGCAATTTCATCAGCATTAGGTTCTCTTCCTAATTCTTGAGTTAATTGACGTTCAACTCTTGCTAATTTATTAATTGTTTCAACCATGTGAACTGGAATTCTAATAGTTCTTGCTTGATCAGCAATAGCTCTTGTTATTGCTTGACGAATTCATCAAGTAGCATAAGTTGAAAATTTAAATCCTTTTTCATATTCAAATTTATCAACAGCTTTCATTAAACCAATGTTTCCTTCTTCAATTAAATCTGCAAAATCTAATCCACGGTTTAAATGTTTTCTAGCAACAGAAATAACTAGTTTTAAGTTAGATTCAATTAATTTGTTTCTACCTTCTTGTACATCTTCAGGATCATCACTAACTGCCATTTTAGCATATATTATTTCTTGTTCTTTTGTTAAAATTGGTGCTTGACCTATTTTATAAAAATAAGTTTTAATAATGTCTTGGATTTTAGTTTCATTACTAATACCACCAACGCGATATTTCATATGATTTGATGACTTAGCTGATTTTCTACCTTTTATAGCTGCACTTTTTGCTTCTTTAAATTCATCTAAATCATCATTAACATTTTCATCATAATCATCTAAATTATTTGAAGTACTATCTAAATCAAAATCTAAATCATCAAGATCTTCTAAATTTTCTAATTCTTCTAGTTCTTCTAAATTAACATCTTCAATTTCTTCTTCTACTTCTTCTAGTTCTTCTTGTTCAATATCATCATCTATTAAATCTGAAAAAACTATTCCTTTTTGTTGTAAAACATCTAATATTTTTTCTGATTCATTATCTGATGCATTTGGAAAAATGTTTGCAAAAACTTCTAATACATCTTCAGATGAAATTTCATTATTATTTTTACTAGCAAATGAAACTGTATAATCTAAAAAATCATTAAATGAAGCAATCTTTTTTAATTCTGATTTGTTATTAAATTTAGCCATAATTACCTCTTTTTCTTTTTGTTTTTCAGAGTATCAATTCCATTTCAAATTTGAAATCTCTCTGTTTTATTTTTGCTTTCAACAAGCAGTTTTTTTAAATTTGAAATTTCTGTATCATTGTGATATGAATCTAGTTTACTAAAAGCATCATCAATTTCAGATTCTCGAATTTTTATACTTGTAAGTAAAGAATTATTAATAATTTCTTCTTGTTTTTTATCAAAGCCTGTAAGATTATACTCTTTAAGTAAGTCAAATGCTTTATTAATATCATTTCCTTGATAAATTTTTTTATTATAAAGATTAATTAAGTTAATTGTTGCGTGTTTTATATCTGGATGAATCATTTTATCAACATTAGCAGCTATTTTATCTAAAAATTGATCACTAATTAAAAGTGAGATAAAAATTCTTCTTTCAGCATTAATATATTCTTTTTTTATAAAATCATTTGGTTTTGATTTAGATTGTTGTTTATTAACTTTATTAGTTTGAGTATTTGTTTTAAATACTTGTGTTGTTGAATTTTTATTAAAACTATTATTTGGTTTTGATTGTTTTTTTAATTCTATTAAGTTATTTTTAATAGTTTGTTCTGAAATTTTAGTTAGTTCAACAAGTTTATTAATAGTAGTTTCAACTAAGATTTCATTATTAAGATCAAAAATAAAATTTAAAACTTTTTTAATGAAATTTTCAATTTGGTTAGGGTCATTAATATCAACTTTATTTCATAATTTGTCTATTAAATAATTAACAGGGTGAATTGGTTGATTAATAATTTGTTTTAAATATTTTACATTATTATTTACTAATTCATCAGGATCATTATTAGTTTGATTATCAATTACTAAAACATTAATTTTTTCTTTTAATAATTGGTGACTAATTTTAATATTTGCTTGAACTCCAGGATCATCACCATCTAAAAATAATAACACATCTAAATTGTGTCTTTTAAAAAGATTTAAATGATAATTAGACAAGCTAGTTCCCATTAAAGCAATTGTGTTATTAATATCAATTTTACTTAAACTAATAACATCCATAAATCCTTCTAAAACAATAATTTTTTTTAAAGATTTACTAATTTTTAAAGCACTAGCTATATTATAAGCTAAATGTGATTTTTTAAAAATTTTATTTTCTTTAGTATTTAAGTATTTTGGTTCATTATCTTTTGTAAAACTTCTACCACTAAACCCAATAACTTGATTATTTTCATCTTTTATAGGAAAAATAATTCTATTTATAAAATAATCTTTTGTATAACTATTTGTAATAATTCCTAAATTGGCTTTTTCAATATCTAAACTATTGTAATTTTTATTTAAAAGTTTTTGTACTAAGTTTGTTTTATCACTAGCAAACCCAATTTCAAATTTTTTAATTTGTTCAATACTAATATTTCTTGATTTTAAATATTCTAAAGCCTGAATTCCTAAATTTGAAAATAGTTTAGTTTTAAAAATATTATTAGCTTCTGAGTTTAGTTTAAAAATTGTTTCTGCTTCTAAATCTTTTATTGGCTGATTATAATTTTTGAACTCATCTAATGAAATATTTGCTTTATCACAAACAGTTTTTAAAGCAGTTAAAAAATCAACATGTTCAAAGTCTTTAACAAAATTAATTACATTCCCAGATGCTTTACAACTAAAACATGTATAAATTCTTTTTTCTGGTGAAATTGTTAAAGAAGGATTTGAATCATTATGAAAAGGACAAACAGCTAAATAGTTTCTTCCCTTTTTAATTAAATGCAAATAAGAAGAAATTACATCAACAATACTAACTTGTGAAATAATTTCATTAATTTTCTCATTTGAGATATATACCATGCAGTCACCTCATTAATCTTTTAAATATATTTGATTAATTAAATTGTGAGTTTAAAAAGTCTTTTAATTGAGAAATCAAAATTCTTTCTTGCTTCATTGTATCTCTGTATCTAATAGTTACTTTTTGATCTTCTAAAGTTTGAAAATCATAAGTTATAACAAAAGGAGTACCAATTGCATCTTGTCTTCTATAACGTTTTCCAATATTTCCTGTTTCATCATAAACAGCATCAAAATCATTTAGTAAGTCTAAAAATAATTGATTAGCATTTTGGTTTAATTGTTTTGATAAAGGGGTTATTGCTACTTGGTATGGTGCTAAATTATAAGGTAGTTTTAAAACTGTTCTTGAATTATTTTCTTCTAATTGTTCTTCAGTGTATGCTTGTCAAAAAATTGCTAACATCAATCTTTCAACTCCAACACTTGGTTCAATAACATTAGCTAAAACTTTTTGATTAGTTTCTTCTTTTAAAACAGTTAGATCTTCTTTACTTAAATTTTGATGAACTTTTAAATCAAAATCAGAACGGTGACTAATTCCTCACAATTCTCCTCAACCAAAAGGAAAATTAAATTCAATATCACTAGTTTTTAAAGCATAGTGAGCTAATTCATCTTTTAAATTTTCTCTAATTTTGTAATTAGATTTATCAAGACAAATTTTTTTAGTTAAAAATAACTCTATTTGGTCTAATCAATATTTAAATCAATCTTTTTGATCGTTTGGATCAAAAAAGAATTCTAATTCCATTTGTTCAAATTCTCTAGTTCTAAAAATAAAGTTACCTGGTGTAATTTCATTTCTAAAAGATTTTCCAATTTGTCCAATTCCAAATGGAAGTTTTTTTCTCATACTTCTTTGAACGTTTTTAAAATTTATAAAAATTCCTTGAGCTGTTTCAGGTCTTAAGTATACAATTGATGAATCATCTTCTAAAACACCTTGATTAGTTTTAAACATTAAAGCAAATTTTCTTATTTGAGTAAAATCTTTTTTTTGGCATTTTTTACATAAAATATTATTTTGTTTTATATAGTCTTCTAATTGAGCACTTGTCATAATTCCAGTATTAATTGATGAATCAAATTCTTCAATTAATTTATCAGCTCTTCATCTGCTCTTACAATTTTTACAATCAATTAATGGATCATTAAATCCGTCAATATGACCAGAAGCTTTTCAAACTTTAGAATTTAAAATAATTGAGCTATCTAATCCCACATTTAAAGGATTTTTTTTAACAAAAAAATCTCATCAAACTTTTTTTAACTTGTTTTTAACTTCACATCCTAAAGGACCATAATCTCAACTATTTGCTAAACCTCCATAAATTTCTGATCCTTGAAAAACAAACCCCTGATTTTTCAAGTGACTAATCATTTTTTCTATTGATTTAGACATATTTTTCTCCTAAAAGTAAGTAACTAATAAATTATAACATTTTTATAAATGTTATGTTTAAAACTAATTAAATCGAATTAGTGTAGATAATAAGTACATACTTGTTGTATATGTTCCTACAATATCTTGGTAATAATTTAAGATAAATCTAGTTAAAATGTTTAAATTGTTAGTTGAAATTTCTTGACTTAAGTTAGTTATAAAATCATTTTTAAAAATTGAATTTATAAAATTTGATAATTGATTATCTATTAATATACAGTCATCAAAATAACAAAATTTACAACTTGAACAATAATTAGTAAAACTAATTGCTATAATCGGATTTATTTTAGAATTACAAAACCCACATTTAGATAAATCGATTTGATTTCCAATTATTTTTAAAAAATAAAACATAAATAAAACACAAACCTTTAATCCTAAATCAGGTTTATTATTAATAATTGAAATACTTAATTTTAATGTTTTATACAAGTTATAATTTTTAATTTGTTCATCTAAACTTAATACTAATGAAGTAATAATATTTGCATATAAATACAAATTAAAATCAGTTGAAATATGATTAAAACTATTAATCAATTCTGATCTTTTTAATTTAGATAAATTAAATTTATTTTTTGATTTAAAAATCTCAAAATTTGAATATGATAAGTAGTTAATACCATATTTATTTTTACTTTTTATTTTATTAACACCTAAACAAACTAGACTAATTTTTCCATACAAATTAGAATAAATTGTAATAATTTTATCATAATCTTGAAAATCAAAACTATTTAAAACTATTCCCTTTAAGGTTTTTTCCATTAATATTGATCCTTGTTATAACCCATTTTTTTAATTAAACTAGGTGAGTTTCTTCAATTTTCTTGAACTTTTACAAATAGTTCTAAATTAATATGCTTTTTAAATAATGCTTGAATTTGTTTTTTAGATTTATATCTAATATCTGAAATTTTTACTCCATTTTTACCAATTATTATTGATTTTTGAGATTGTCTTTCAACTATAATTGCACAACTAATATTAATTTCATTTTCATTTTGTTCTAAATGCTCAACTAAAACTGCAACACTATGAGGTACTTCTTGACCAGTTTTTAATAAAATATTTTCTCTAATAATTTCTTTTATCATAAAACGATCTGATTGATCAGTTAAAATATCATCATCATAAAATTGATAATCATTATCTGATAAATTACTTACAATTAATTCTAATAATTTTTCAATATTTAAATTAGTAATTGAGCTTGTAATAATAATTTCATCAAATTGATCTTGATAATTACTTCATTCATTTGCTTTTAAAATCAATTGTTCTTTTGTAACATTATCAGCTTTAGTTATTACTAAAATTTTAAAAACATCCAAGTTTTTAATTTGTTTTAATAAAAATAAATCATTTTTTCCAATAGCTTCATCACTTGGAGCTAAAAACAAAATTACATCAACATCTTTTGTAGATTTTAAAGCACTTGTATTTAAAAATTTATCTAATTGTTTTTTTGAAGTATGCACTCCTGGAGTATCAATAAAAACAATTTGATATTGATCTTTTTTAGTTAAAATTCCTCTAATATTATTTCTTGTAGTTTGTGGTTTGTTTGTCACTATTGAAATTTTTTCTCCAATAAGTTTGTTTAATAAAGTTGATTTTCCAACATTTGGTCTTCCAATAATACTTACAAATCCAGATTTAAAATTACTCATTTTTTAATTACTTTCTAAATAATCATCTTCATTAAATTTAATTATATATTCTAAGTTATTTAGCTTTAAGATTTGATCTTGTAAGTCAAACATAATTTTTTCATCATTTAAATCTTCATGATCATAACCTAATAAGTGTAAAAACCCATGAACAAATAAAAAACCCATTTCTGAATTTAAATCGTGATTATATTTAATTGCTTTTCTTTTAGCTTCACTTAAATTAATAAACATATCACCTAATTCTCTAAAACCAATTGCTTTAATTTCATTTTCAGTCATTTCTACTGGAAAAGAAGTTACATCAGCAATATAAGAATGATTGCGATATTGTTGATTAATTTGTTGAGCTTTTAAATCATTTACAAATGTAATGCTTAACTCAATATCATAGTTAAAATTAAAATAATTATAAGCAGTTTTTAAAATTTTATTACAAAACTTTTTTCAAAAGTCCATATTAATATTAGTTTCATTAAAATAGTTGATTCTTATCATTTTTTTAATCCTTACTAATTAAATTATACTTGATATCATTACTTGTTATTATTAATGAACTATTTGAATAACTTGTAAATAATTTTAAAACTAAACTTATATCAGTTTTATTAATAATTTCAAAGTTATCATTAAATAATAAATAGCGATGATCTAAATAAAAAATTCTTAATAGTTTAATAAATTCAGTTTCTAGTTTTGTTATAGTTTCTAAATTAATAATTTTTGTCAAATTAATTTGGTACTTATTTATAAGATCTTTAATGATTTTATGAGTAAAAATATTTAAATCTGATTGATTAACAATAATGTTTTGTAAAACAGTTGAATATTTAATTTCAAGATTATCTAAATAAATAAAATGTTTATTTAAACTAAATGTTGAAATATCTTTAAGATTTATTTTATTAATTAAAATTAAAATATGATCTTTAGAATTTTTAGTTTTTATAAAAGTTTTTAAATCATATTCATTTGATAAGTAATTAATTTTTTGATCTAAATTAATATTTAAATTAGTTAAAAGATTTCTAATTTGAATATTATTAATTTGTTCTAGTTCTATATAGTTATTTGCTAATTTAAAATTATTAAATTTAATTAAAAGTTGTTTGTATTTATTAAAGTTTTGTAAAAAATAAACTAGTTTTTTTAAATCATTTGTATGAATTGCTTTAAATAAAACAATAATTAATAAAATACTAAATTCAATATAATTAAACTTTAATAAATCTCAACTTATATAATAAATCACTAATAAACTAATCTTTTCAAAAAAGTTAAATAAAATATGTAAATAATCAGTTTGATTTTTATTTAAATCTTTATTAATTAGTTCTAAACTAGTTTTTTTATCAATTAATTTTGTTTTATTTAATAAATGTGTAATTAAATTGAGATTTTGATTATTAGTTTTATTTTGATTTGTAAAAAAGTTATAAATAAAACTAATAACTAATCAAAAAAGATCAAAAACAAATAAAACTAAAAAAATAGTTTTGTTAATATAAAAAATTACAAATAAAATAACTAAACTATTAATTAGTGCACTAATTGTATTTAATAAAACATAAGTTTGATAACTACTTATAAACTCAATTTCGCTATAAGTATTTATAATATCTAGTTTGATATTTTTTTCAACTAAATAATAATAAAAAGTTTCTAGTTTTTTACTTTTGTTTTTTTGATAATACTTATTTAATAAAAACTTAGAAATTTCATTTAAAAAAATATTAATTATAAAAATTGCTAAAAAATATAAATACAAAAAATAAGAATTATTTAAATTTGTTATAGATAATGAATAAACATATAAAAACCGCATTTCTAAAATAGTTAATAAAATACTAAAAATATTTAAAATAATATAAAACAAATAAGCTAAATAAAAACTATCAAACAAAGTAAATAAATTATTATAATTAGCTTTAAATTTTTTATAATTAGAATTAAAAATTAATATATAACCTGTAAAGATTTGATAAAAATCTTTATAAGTGAATTTTTGTTTTTTTGTTTTTAAAGGGTCATAAATTATTAAATGATTATTTTGTTTTTCAACTACAACAAAATGTAATAAACCAGTTTGATTAATAACTTGAGCTAAATAAACTTTTTTATTTATTTGTTCTAAGTCATTTTCGATTTGTAAAGCTTTACAAGTTAAAAAATATTTTGAGCAAATATTTGAAATATCATAAAAACTTAACATTTCTTCAACATAATTGATTTCTAGTTTTAATCTATCTAAATCATAGTTTTGATTATAATAATAATTAATTATCATAGCTAAGCAAGCTATAGAACAATCATTATATTGTGCTTGTTTAATCAGTTTAATAAAAATCACCTCTCATATATGTATTAGAGGTGATTTTTTAAAATTAACCAAAAATTACTAAATTTTTATAAATTTCTTCTTTTTTTTCTTTTCCTAGTAGATATTCAACAATTGCTAAACTAAATAACATACTACTTCCAGCACTAGATCCAGTTATAAAATTATTATCAACAACAAATGGTTTATCTAAAACTACATTAGCTTTATCTAAATAAAAATTACAATTTGGATAATGAGTAATTGTTTTATTATCTAATAGTTTAGTTTGTCCAATTACTTGAGGAGCTGCACAAATTGAAGCAATTAATTTATTTTGTTTATTAAATTCTAAAATATTATCAATTAAAGTTTGATTATCAAATAAACTAGTAACTCCACTTCCACCAGGTAAAACCATACCATCATAATAATTAATATTTAACTCTTTTCATAATTTATTTGCTTTAATTACGATATTATGAGCACCTTTTACTTCTAGTGAATCAATTGTTGAAACCATATCAACTAAAATACCAGCTCTTTTTAAAACATCACAAGCTGTAACTGCTTCTATTTCTTCAAAACCAGGATTTAAGTACAATGCGATTTTTTTCATATTTCTCCTTTATTTAATTATACAAAAAAGAGTCTTTTGTCAAGACTCTATTCGTTTGAAACTGTTAGTAAACTAGCAGGTTTTTGTGTTCTAATTTTATTTGATGAAACAATTAATGAACCAATAAATGAAATACCAATAATTAAAAAGCTTACTATTAAAGTTCAAAAAGCAAATCCATAAGGTATTGCAAAACCTAAACTTGTAATAATTTGAATAATTAATGTGATTAAAATTCAAGTAGCTAAAGTTGAAATTGCTCACATAACTAAACTAAACACAATTGCAGTTCCAAAAGCATATTTACTAATTTTATAATTTGAATATCCTAAAGCTTTCATTAAAATCATAAACTGTTGATACTGAGTTACATAAATATCTGAAATTAACATTACTAGTAAAGCTGAAGTAATAATTACTGTAATTATTAATAACATTCCAATAGAAATAGCTATAAAAGTAATTTGATTAATTAAAGTTTTTGATGTAGCTAATAAGTTTTGATTTTTAATATTACTGATCATATCATCATCACCAGAAGCAGATGAAGCTCCATGACCATTTAAAATATAAAATCCATTATATGCAGTATCTGGAATAAAACTAATTCCACTAGTTAAATCTAATGCTTCTTCAATATTTGAATATTTAGCATTATGTCATAAAAACTGAGCTTTATCAAAAGCTTTATTTGAACTAAATAACAAGTCATTAAATTCTTTAGTGTTTTTAGTTTTATCTATATAATTTATGATTTGATTATAATCATATCTATCAAATCTTGAAATTATATTATTATAACTTTCACCAGCTTTAATTACAGTTTGTTTATTATAAAAATTATCTTTAATTCCAATTTTTTTACCAATTGAAAGATTTAATACTAAATTAATTAACCCTTGATCAGCTAAAATTAATTTCTGATTATATGAATCTAGTGTACCAACTGGTTTTATAGTAATTTTTAAATCTTTATTTTGATAATTGGTTTTTGCATCTTTTTGAATAATTGGTGTAGTTATTCCTGATATATTTTTAGTTTTTGTTGCTTGATACATTCAATATTCAGGTTTAGCTGTTAAATTACTTAAACCAGATTTATAAACATTATCAACTAATAAACTATATCTTAAATCATATGGTCTAATCATTAAAAACTTTTCACTAGTATTTTTAATATCTCAAGCTTTAATTACTGATTTTGGAACATTATTATAATCAATATCTTTTTTATATCAGTGTTCAAAAGAATTTTCTAATTCTTTATTTGTTTTTTTAGAACTAATAAAATGAATTATATGATCAGGATTTATTAAACTTTGAGGAATATATAATTGAATGTTTTTATATTGATAATAAGGTCTAATATATGAACTTAATAAATCATCAAATTGATTATTATAAATAAAATCATCAAACATATAACTATTATTTAATAAACTTCACTCTTTATTATCATAAGATGAATCATTATCAAATTTATCATTATCATATAATAGTTTTAAAGTGAATTTATTATTATCTAAATTATATGGATCTAATCATCTTATATCTTGATCACTAACTGCTTTACTATTTCTACCAGTTCTATTTTTACTAATTAGATTTTTTTGTTCAGAAGTTAATGAATTATAATATTTTGATTTAATAAAGTTTAAATCATCATAAATTCAAGCATGTTTTGGAATATTTACATATCCGTTTTTAGTATTTATAAAAAACTGTTTAGATGAAGTTGAAATATTAGAAATATCAGGATTTTTATTTAATTTATAAAAAGCGTTTGCTTGTTTATTTGGTAAAACAGGGACATTAATTGTATTTGTTTTACTATCATATAAAACAAATTGATCATTTAATTTAATATCAGTATTTTTCTTTTCTAAAAATACTTCTTGTAAAGCTAATAGTTTTTTATAATCAATAAATAAATTGTTAGCATTTTTTTGATTAATGATAAAAGCTGATTGGTTATTTGCAATACCAGTTAAACTTAGATCAGTCTTTTTTTGATTAATTGCTGTTTTAATATCAGCAATTGTAGTTAAAGTTTCATGATCTGGAATATAGTGTTGAACATTATAACCAATTGAAAATTGTTCTTTTCTTGATGGTTTTTGAATATAAGCACTAACATAAGGTGGCACTGCTTTTAAAATAGCATCAAAGATTTTTGTTTTTCAATCATCACTACTACTTGTTGATAAATCACCTACTAAAATTGAAATTGCTGTAGTTCCAGTTTTTGTAAAGTTATTAGTTAATTCTTTAAAAATTAAATCTTTTTGTTCATCAGTTCATTTAGTAGTTGTATCTTTTGGATTAACAACATTATTTTTTGAATTTAAAATCAAACCTAATATTTGATCAATAACTCCAATTGAAAATTGATTACCAACAACATTATATAAATTATTACCAAACATTTCAGTAAATAATAGATCTAATCCATTAGTATGATTTGCACTAGTTTGGTCTTTATTTTGTATTAGTTCTAATAAGGTTCAAGCTATTTTTTTATTAATTTGTTCATTATTATTATTATTAAATTTTTCAACTTTGTATAAATATTTTGGAAATGGATTGACATCATAAGAACTAGATGCATAAGCAGTTGGATCTTTATAATAAAATAATTCTTCATTATTCAAATTAGTTGATAGTATATTTTTATCTAAACTATCTTGACCAGATCAATAATTAATTGTTGGTTTTGTTAAAGGAGAATTTGAAACACCTTTTGAATAATTATATTCATTTGCATATTTAATACTTTTATAATAAGTATTTTTAATAGTAAAAGCAATTGATGGAATTGCTAAACCTGCTGAAATAAACATAGTTGAAATTCCAACAACAGTTACTAATAAAAAGATATTTTTTTTACCAGAAGAAGCTAAAGTTAAACTAAATTTAGTAGTAAACTTAGCTTTTTTAAATCAAGTTCTTTTTAATCTATTAATAAATTTAGAACTAGATCAATTTTGCTTTACAGCTAAAATATCAGCTAATTGTTTTTTAGTAATAATAATTGCACTTAATAATGAGACAATAACACCAAATAATCCAAAAATTAATAAACTAATTAATAACGAAAATGGTTCAATAGTAAATGAGTATAAAGGAATACTAAAATAATTTACAAACAATTTAACAAATACTGATTGAGTAGATAAACCAATTATTCAACCTAGTGGAACTGAAGTTAAAATAATCACTATCACATAAGCTAAATAACTAATTGAAATTTGAATAGGTGAACTTCCTAATGCTTTTAAAATTCCAATTTGTTTAGCATTAAAATAAATTGTTTTTCTAATACAAATTACTAAAGCAATAATTGCAATTAAAGAAACAACTAAAGCTGCTATTAAAGTAGCTCCTTTATAACTATTAATAGCAAGTGGAGCTATTGTTCAGTTAAATCTAAAAATAGAATGATCAAAATCTTTAATATTTAATCAAGTTGTAACTTTATTTTTTTGATCTTTTTGATATTTAATAGAATCATATAATTTAGAAATATCATTCATTTGATAAGAATTAAACAAATCAATTGAAGCATTATTTTGTTTTTTTCTTAAAAAAAATGATAAATATCCTTTTGATACTCTATTAGTA
This genomic window from Mycoplasma mycoides subsp. capri contains:
- a CDS encoding ABC transporter permease: MKRITSFLLLLKQGLKGVFKFKIQFIIILLLSFLASFILSTSLTLTSRINKTYNNIVNNVNKFDYSSTNEIRTYRIDRNNSTTDRSVIALLDLVNNSNSYYNQSSNNKNTSYLNFILNKKNLTSNFDNKTILTELFENKEFIELFTTINGKDTNWIWENIWLWQLSLHFNKFVYHSYDQFLKNDKDYSYLKNTVIGKYLSNSFKDKNEFLNDAKVLENLKFENIKNNFNVKEFKNTFNKQIQNKELFSYIYISGMSLFQHIYRNIYLPYFSNFKIENNNKLGNHFYVFLTGNKIDNIDENKTKNWIISQTNKSYLIEFELNKTTINKNDNSVLIKADSKDDIKKLVLEKGFKGNTDLVLSTIDSNNKVQSISPIINDSSFFKLLFFNGNGTSLTNVVTVLSDTNFIKKDQIIGENPFDNINLFHNIWLAHLKYTAIASGYDINFRTEVFNYDSVTQIRYRLVILNDDHTTNLTILNKNQGARSPSKGEALISEQFARAHKLKLGQQIIVDGALLTITGFATDTYSFFQTTDPDFPIPQSELGAILYVTRSTINDILGATSQSNTNRVSKGYLSFFLRKKQNNASIDLFNSYQMNDISKLYDSIKYQKDQKNKVTTWLNIKDFDHSIFRFNWTIAPLAINSYKGATLIAALVVSLIAIIALVICIRKTIYFNAKQIGILKALGSSPIQISISYLAYVIVIILTSVPLGWIIGLSTQSVFVKLFVNYFSIPLYSFTIEPFSLLISLLIFGLFGVIVSLLSAIIITKKQLADILAVKQNWSSSKFINRLKRTWFKKAKFTTKFSLTLASSGKKNIFLLVTVVGISTMFISAGLAIPSIAFTIKNTYYKSIKYANEYNYSKGVSNSPLTKPTINYWSGQDSLDKNILSTNLNNEELFYYKDPTAYASSSYDVNPFPKYLYKVEKFNNNNNEQINKKIAWTLLELIQNKDQTSANHTNGLDLLFTEMFGNNLYNVVGNQFSIGVIDQILGLILNSKNNVVNPKDTTTKWTDEQKDLIFKELTNNFTKTGTTAISILVGDLSTSSSDDWKTKIFDAILKAVPPYVSAYIQKPSRKEQFSIGYNVQHYIPDHETLTTIADIKTAINQKKTDLSLTGIANNQSAFIINQKNANNLFIDYKKLLALQEVFLEKKNTDIKLNDQFVLYDSKTNTINVPVLPNKQANAFYKLNKNPDISNISTSSKQFFINTKNGYVNIPKHAWIYDDLNFIKSKYYNSLTSEQKNLISKNRTGRNSKAVSDQDIRWLDPYNLDNNKFTLKLLYDNDKFDNDSSYDNKEWSLLNNSYMFDDFIYNNQFDDLLSSYIRPYYQYKNIQLYIPQSLINPDHIIHFISSKKTNKELENSFEHWYKKDIDYNNVPKSVIKAWDIKNTSEKFLMIRPYDLRYSLLVDNVYKSGLSNLTAKPEYWMYQATKTKNISGITTPIIQKDAKTNYQNKDLKITIKPVGTLDSYNQKLILADQGLINLVLNLSIGKKIGIKDNFYNKQTVIKAGESYNNIISRFDRYDYNQIINYIDKTKNTKEFNDLLFSSNKAFDKAQFLWHNAKYSNIEEALDLTSGISFIPDTAYNGFYILNGHGASSASGDDDMISNIKNQNLLATSKTLINQITFIAISIGMLLIITVIITSALLVMLISDIYVTQYQQFMILMKALGYSNYKISKYAFGTAIVFSLVMWAISTLATWILITLIIQIITSLGFAIPYGFAFWTLIVSFLIIGISFIGSLIVSSNKIRTQKPASLLTVSNE